From the Cucumis sativus cultivar 9930 chromosome 5, Cucumber_9930_V3, whole genome shotgun sequence genome, the window CCTATACATAAAAGAATGTAATTTCAACCCAAATGGTTGGCTCCGTGAATAAAGTAGTAGGGCCAAACCAAACTACTAACCATTGAACAGTGGGATTCTATTTGCAGGCTCTCAAAACCATGATCTGCCAACTACATCGCCATCGCTTTCACCATCATCACCAGCATTAGATGATGCTCCCTCCTGGCATATGTCATCATCCTCGTCGTCACTTATGTCGGATTCGTCGTCCGAGTCTATGTTGGAGTTAGTGAGGGTATTATTATACACATTCCAGTTTGGAGGGAAGGTCTTCTGCAAGGCTTCAGTAATCTCCCCACCAGTTCTCTCAATTTTGAGCAAACACTTGGACCAGTGAACTGCTGTTCCCATATCCACTGTTAGTTCACAATCAACCATCTCTCTACAAACAGAAAGAATGCCAGGGTAAATGCATCCATGTGCAACAGTGGCCCTCGAAAGTAACGACGTCATCAGACAATGGTAAACAGCTCTGTCTGGTTTTAACCCAGATAGCTTCATCTCTTCAAAACATGATAGTGCCTTCTCTGGTAATGAGGCACGGGCCCAACCATTAATCAGTGTAGTATATGTTTTAACATTAGGCTTCACTCCTACagatttcatttcttcaattgtttttgttgCTCTCTGGAAAATGGTTAACCGGTTAGAATTTGAAACATGCCAAGATAGTAGTTAAATGGAAGGATTGATGAAGGGATGGTGTTTGATGAACCTAAAATACTAACTAAATATGAGTGGAAGGATAGTTACCAAAATGCTTAGAGCTGTAAAATCTAGGCATAGGCCACCGCACATTTTACTTTTACCAAGGACTCCTAAGactttaaaaattttactGTTTTCCTCAGCCCAATATTtcataagaaaacaaaaattagagtCCTTTTCATAGTTTTCACGTTGTTTCATTCCCTCAAACCCAATTGGAGTCCTTTTTGCAGTGagcttttgttctttttatattgGTCCAGTCCGTATCCTCGCTTATCTCAGTAAAAGcttagttttaacttttgaataGACGAATAAGTTTGTTCTATGAACAAAGACAGGTTAAGCGGgttctaaaaactaaaaaagatgTGCTATTTTAGCAGGATACCTGCATATCTCCAGCCTTGGAACAAGCATTAATGAAGGACGTGTATGTATGGATGTCAGGTTGAACCCCTTCTCGTTTCATTTGTTGCATTAGATCAGCTGCTTCCCAAATGTCGCCTCGTCGAGCCCATCTACAtggaaaaagataattaattcaatGTATTACAAGAGTgaaacatcaaaataatcaGAAACTAATACATCTAGGATGGCATACCCGtcaattaaaatgttataaataaaGGTGTTTCTTGGAATATTTTGAGCACTCATTTCCTTGGTGACTGCCAATGCACTCTGCATTCTGCCTGATTTGCAGCATGCTTTGAGCAATGCTTCATATGTATAAACATCAAGCTGCAGACCCTCATCCCTCAGTTTAGTGAAGTAAGTGAATGCTTTTCCTGTATCGCCTAAAGAAGCGTAACCATGCATGATGGTTGTGTACGTGTGTTCATTTGGACTTACACCGGCTAACGTCATCTCATCCAGTATTTGTTCAGCCTTCTCCATctggaaaaagagaaatttccCAAGCATTGAACTACTACACTGAAATTATGGATCAACAATCATACTATAAAATGGAAAGGAAGTAAGAAACTCCACCAGAAGTTTATAAAAAGATTATAACAACGAGTGAAGTTAGGATCTGGCAAATTAAAATGTGAACGTccatctaaaattaatttcatgaatATGAGAAGTTGGATGGAGTCAGCATTCCATAGAGGTGCAAGAGATTTCGAGGACCCCACTTTTTGGGGCCACCATTTAAAGAAAGGTCAGGATTTTAAGGCTTAAAACTACTACTAGAGTAACTCTGTGGGAGCTATGGTTAGAAAGAAACCTCCCAAAGCATGGAACGTTACATAGCAGTCATTTGAGAGGATTACCTTGCGCTTCTCAACAAGACCAAGAATCAGAGCATTATAGGTGTGCACAGTTGGAATGCATCCAGACATCCGCATCATATCAAATACATCCAGCGCCTTCTTCATTTCTCCTTTCCTTGCAAAACCATGTATGATGGGCATAAATGTTCGAGTTGTGGGTTTGTGCCTCTGCTTCTGCATTTCCTTGACAGTACAGACAGCACGATCCATCTTCCCCATCCCACAAAATGCCGTGATGATATTATTATAGAGTACTACATCAGGCTTAATACCATCCTTTatcaaatcttcaaaaatagcaaaagcaTTAGCCCAATCTTTCAACTTCAAGAACCCATTGATCAACATGGAGTAGGTCTTCATGTTGTGCTTTATGCCAGCATGTTCCATTTCTTTGCTAACTTCTAAAGCTTTAGAAACTTTCCCAAGCTGAAAGAATGAtgaaaaaagggtaaaaaataataataaaagagaatcTGTAACCTGATGTAGTACTATGTAAAAATGAACGTGAGAAAATAGCAATAGTTATTTATGTTatcttttttcgtttttttttttttcttccttctgaTATAAATCAAAACAACATGTCCATCATTAGACTACTCACTGTcatcttgaaagaaaattgtggTGAGGCCAGGCCAAACACAGGaagaaagaagggaaaaaaaacagGAAACGGGTATAAACTAACATTATGCTTCATTTCCTTCTAAATATTTAGCCATACAATATGACAATATGATAAATAACAAAGGGGactaaaaaacataatttaccTTTGCGTAAAGATTAATGAGACATCCATAAGTAATGACTGAAGGATTCAAACCACATTCCTGCATCATAGTTAGAAGAAATGAGAGGTTTAAAGATGATGTAGTAAACActaatgacaaaattatttcatcacCGAAGAAGTAAAGGCCATGCTAACCCAGATACAGAATGCTAAGTACAGATCCATATAAACAACTGAGCCCTAACTAAACTTCACAAGtgctcttctctttctttttcatatttcactTCAAACCTTCCTAGCCAATACAAAATTTTCCCATGAAATGCTTGTCACCATCATTTTAATCCAAGTGGTGCAGCCCATGCGGCTTCTGAAATTGACTTTCTCAATAATTTCTTTGGGATTCATATATATAGGAGACCAAAATTCTTTCGACCAATGCAATCAAGGCCATCTGAACTGACTTGTTCGaatattatatacaaatattccACCAAAGAATGATAACAAAAACGGCCATTACCACCACCACCAAGCCcccaaaaattaataaaaaaaacaaacgaGAGTAACTTTACACAGGCACTGTACCTTAAATCTTTCAAACACAAGCAGACACTTGTCCTCATCACCAACCATTGTATAGCCATCCATCATGGTGTGATATATGTCAATTGGAGCATCTAtgccttcttcttccatttcccTTACCAAAGCTTCAGCTTTATCCATATTGCATCTTTGACTGGAGCCAAAACTAATTAGTACATATAATGGTATGTCCCTTGTAGCaaataatcaaagaaaacacAGACTTGACGACATAAACACAAGGAACACATTTGCCATttctataataattaaagtcGATTGACATGAAATTACCAGTAGGCATATATGATATTCCCATAAATGATTGCATTCAATGAAGAGTGTTTCTCTTTGGCCTCCTGAAACCAGTGATCTGCAGATCTTCCAAGACAAATGCAAATGTAATACAATTTAGACAAAACAGATgcaaagagaaaatgaattatGAATCATGTCCATGGGTATAGAAAcagagaaaataatttaaaagactAGAAATTACAGAGAAAAGAAATGCGTCCTTCATAAGCTCAACCATAAGGCAGCCGGATAAAGGCAACCCTTGATGCTGTTCTGCAAATTTGCAATGACCATTACCGTGGAACCCTCACAATGAAGAGGACCACCGCATGATTACAAGCtacaaataataaacttaaataGTCACAAATGAATGAAAGCTCAGTTCTTTTACAATAGGGCCAAGttaagggttttttttctactttctacTATACAATATAGTAGTCCAGCTTCCTGACAATtaaagcaaaagaaatatatacatatgtatgtatatgtatatataaatgcaaaagaaatatatacgTATATATGaacatgtgtatatataacGAAAATTTTATGAACCTACGCAATTACTTACTCTGCATTTCCCGTTTTGGCAAATCCACTCACAAGAATGCTGTAAGTTACCAAGCTCATTTCTATgccttcttctttcatttttctaacacAAGATAGTGCTTCTTCCATGTCTCTGCCAACTGCATAAGCATGAATAAGGCTGCACATCATTAAAGCTTACTGTTATCACAAGACTGAcacacttgaaaaaaaaaatttagattgtATTAATATAGTACATATACTTTGGCAATGACATAGCTACCATCAGAATATCTATTTGAAGCATAAAATACTCAACTAAACTTCTGTACAAATCAATCGAACTTTAACCATTCAAAACTGGAATGGTGACCGTTGTGTCAATAAATGAAGCAAAAATATTAAGCTAACATTGAGatcaaattaacaaatgacgaaagaaaaggggaaaaataGGAATAGTTATTACTTTGTGTAGACATGAGACGATGGTTCTATTCCCCTAGCTCGCATCTTTTCAAAGGTTTCACGTGCACGGTGCATATCACCTCTCCTTGCGTAGTAATTCACCATCAAACCATACTCTTTCCTAGAAGGCTTAATGATAGTAGATTTCATCCCGAAACAACAAAAGATatcaaaacaattaatatgaaaatgctcaaattcagactttttattttttgtgtatAAAATTCAGCAGAAGGTGAATTTGAGATGACTCAAAGCTTGCTTACACTCATGCTCATGAACGTAACATATCATAATTGTCGCAagtttgaatgaatgaattcaACTAGGCACGATGATACTTTGTTATACCAATATATAAGTACACAGCTTGTTTGTAACTCTTACGGCAAACTCCAAAACTAATGGGAAATCTTGAACTCTCAGTTATAAGATATAACTACGTATGAATACTAGAAATTTATTCCAAAAGTATTCCTTAATTTGTTGTAGACTATCAGTTTAAAGTGGCCACACTATACCATAGTTCTAGCCAACCTTGCCAAGTTGGCCAGAActatgataataaaaattgactaGAATATCAGACGCACAATCTGAGAAACAATCCTAGTCAatttacatataaattatTCTCGTCTATATTAGAAAATTCGCACAATTCAGAACCCgctaattcaaaaaaatttcaaaggaaTTCAAGAAACTACCTTCTTGATCCTCTCGAAAGCCGATACAACCGCCTGCCAGTTCTCTGGCTCTGTCTCAATAACCTTGCGAAGGCCATTTCGTGCTTTATCCCTCTCTTCATGCCAATGGGAACGATACTCCACGCTGTCATCTCCCTCCATCCATCTCGCCCTCTCATCCGTCTTCTCCTTTAACCTCCTCCCATCGTCCAATTTCACAGTCAAAACCCGTCCGTGAAATTCCACACCGTCAAATTCAACGGCCTTAATGGCCGACTTGTCTGCAGTTAGCCCATCGTATATGATGAATCCGTACCCTGCATTTCTTTCCACAGCATTGTGACCTTTAATCAATATCACATTCTTCACAGGACCAAACTGCCGGAAAAACTCTTGGACCTCATGCTTCTTTATCCAATTAGGCAAGTTCCCGACAAAAATCTTACCCTCTTGACGGAATTGAACTTCTCTCCGCCCCTTACTTGAAGAATTATCggattcaatttcttcaatttcatttcgGTCTTCCTCCAATAACTCAGAAATCGGGGGAGGTGGTGGCGAGAGTTTACTCGAGAGCCAAAGCTTTTCAGAGAGCGAGTGGGAAACAGGGGGTGGCGGAGGTGGTGGCGGAGGAAGAATAGGAACATAGGCTGAGCCGACCAAATTCCTGAGAGGGTTAGAGGGAACTTGGGAGGTAGTACGTTTAGGAGAGGAAGTGGTCTTTAGGGTTTGGGGGCGACGGATGCGGCCGGAGAGCGAGGGGTCTGAACTGGAAGAATCATCAGAATCTGAACGAGACGGCGTCGGCGGAGACGGTGGCTTCAACGAGAAGAGAATTATGGCGGGAGAAGGGTGAGCATAATGGTGACGGCGGCGGCGATGTGAGGAAAAGACGGTGGAtgaggtggtggtggtggcgTTTGAGAGTGAACGAACATCCattatcttttatctttccttTGCCTAATGCTTTTGTTTCATGCAGCTATCACAGGGACGAACTTAGAAATTCCAATCTCCTaaattaagattttcttttttctttttggatattttcaaattacaacgtctcatgtaatatttttttaattgaaaattgactAATAGtgtgtttatattttctacaaggttaaatttatcaaattagtttttttaaaaacattttttgttgattcAATCCGAACCGACctaaatatttgttgaaaatatttattcataaatttaacttgGTTGTGTTTAAAGTGTGAGTTTgtaatatttcaatattacATAGTACACAAGACATAATTTTCTGGAATGTTTTAAGTTTgttgatacaaaatttaatataattgagGTATACAAATTAATATGTCGCTCTATTTTCACTACTTTTGGCTAACCTGGTTTATTCTAAAAGAATCGACGGACTCAATTCTacatctttctctttttttcgtTCAACTTCGATTTTGTATCCAAACCCTAAGTCAAATTTAGCCCGCCTACATCCTAATAATTACAAGTTCTATGATCTTAAGTGAAATtacaagttaattatttatcgGCTAAGTCAAATGATAGTTTTAGTGTAGAAACTTCATGTTTGGATCTAACTAGataagttttcttttgaacttcttgaatatttgtataagaatgtaaatataagacgatttatatatttttttaaactgaTCGACTAATAGATGATAAACGAGAACTAGAGTGTGAGCTTTGGATTAAAACTTTTaacaaaagtataataaatcaaaacaaatatgtTTTGATTGATAATgtataacaaagaaaattaaattcataacaCAATCATATCTTGAGGTCAAATCTGTCTTTTCACCctacaatttaaatataaaaaaatacaaatgaatacatataattactttagaaatattaattctttaaataataaaatgaaaattttaatcagACAGAATTAATAGTATGAATACATATAATTACTTTAGAAATAttaattctttaaataataaaatgaaaattttaatcagACAGAATTAATAGTTGTGGGCTATTAATTTGGTATGATATTGCTAAATAGGTGGaagaattaagttatttttctatttattgttttggttatttatttatttaattatgtgggttactaatttttttgcttctttttagattataaatattagtccatcaaattgaataaatgcaataagtttcatttatttttctctccttcttgcaatatattttacaaagtatttatgttttgttttctttttacgtATTGGTAAAACCAACAATAGTAGCATCAAACACTGTTATAGGACTTCTGACTTTGTGCTTTCCATCGTTCCAAACCAAAGAAGCTGATTCAATATTTCTCCTAATTTTCCCTCTGATTGTAACCTCAAAACTTTGCTTCTCTCCCAAACTAGTGAAGGAAAGAACAGAAGGATTTACTTTGATATCAAGATTCTTCCATGGATTAATTATGGTAGCTTTATACATTGCAGATCTTGATCCAATATTGGTGACAGTTCTTCTATAAACTTGGTTGATCGGTACTGAGATATTCGTGGAAAGAGCAAATGAAGGATAGTTTAGGTCGAACACTGTATCGGAATCGTTCGAAGAACAAGTATTGCTGCCGTCCGAGACTAGTTGGAGCAACTCGGTGGTATAACCTgtaggaaaataaaaagagtataaataaataatgtgtGGCGATGAtcataattaatgtttaaCCATAAAACATATCCAACACAGTACCTTGACCACACAAAAATCGTACGTAGTCGATTTCAGAAGCATCGTAGATTAATCCAGGATGCACTGCGCCTAGTGGATTTAAGTGACCAGCACCATATGCAAACTCTTTATCTTGATTACGTTTAGGGCTCATCGGAAATGCTGCATGCATACAGATTTAGATtgattagtttaaaaataaacacaaaagaaaattttattttaaataataaaacttttagaatattaatattttaaaaaaatgtagcaaaatatcacaataatCACCTGTAGTCATGAGGGCAGATTTAAGAGCAGCAGGAGACCAAGTAGGATGGAATGATTTAACATAAGCAGCTACAGCAGTAACATGTGGACAAGCCATTGAAGTTCCTGAAATGATATTATAAAGAACCCTTTTATTATCCTCTACAGCTCCTGAGGGTGAAGCAATTGGAGGCCATGCTGCAAGAATTTCGACTCCTGGACCACTCAAATCTGGCTGCAGTTTTTATAAGAgaattaataacattaattaactacaaacaaaataattaatcccaaaataaatcaataaaaataaagtaaatttgaataaatatgttaCCTTGAGAATGTTGGGAGTTACTGGGTTTGGACCTCTGGAAGAAAAAGATGCAACAGATGGAGCTCTTCTACGTTTTCTTTCTATgcttttctttattgttgCTGTTGGAATGCTGTAAAAACCATCATATAATTAACCAACAATCCCTTACTAATCTAATACTAGGAGGAACGAGCAAGTTATGTACTATGAGTTCTACCCATCTTTGtactttgaagaaaaagaaatataagtaTTTTTCACGTGATATTATGGATGCATGCACAGGAGTGATTTAGGAACATATATAGAAATCAAAACAAGGTTAAATTTATAGAGTTTTGATTAGGGTTTTACCTATTGGTTGAGTTGATGTAAGAGAGAATGAGAGCACCAGATTTAGTGTCAATATGAGAAGCAGGAATTGGAAAAGAGAAGGTACGATCCTTTGGAGAATCATTTTGCATTATAATACCCACCGCACCTTTTACCGCCACAGCTTCTGCTGGACTGGTCGTGATCATATCGCACATTACAATTTTACCTTTTGCCAACTTCAAATCTACTGAGTTCCGAAGGCACTGactgtttttcaaatttcaaaacatttttaatattcattacAGCCCAAGAAtatatcaaaactaaatatagACGTTTAAAAATACCTCGAAAAGGAACTGCTTGTGTTAGCTTTAGGAATATCTCCCCCGTAAACCAATGGAACTTGTTTACCCTTCATATCAAATGTATTGATGGTGACTCCCTTCATataccaaaaaagaaattatataattagtttcatatatagataaatgacttaaattaagttaaatttctTACCTTCAATTCTCTTCCATCTCCGAGCTCAACCACAGTTTCGAGTACCCGATCAGTAGTGCTAGCCGCCACTGTCAACGACCACGGCGAGTAGTTTGCAACGCTAGCGGAACCTGGGCCGGTATTTCCAGCGGCAAATGACGACAAGATTCCCTTTTTCATTGCATGAAAAGATCCAATGGCCATGGAGTCGTTgaagtaatttttaaaacctgGTCCTGCGACAGAGACAGAGAGGATGTCGACACCATCCGCGATGGCGTCGTCAAATGCTGCAAGAATGTCCGCGTCCGAGCAGTTGTCGGACCAGCATATTTTGTATACAGCAATGCGTGCTGATGGGACTCCACCTCTGGCTGTGCCGAGGCCAAGTCCCAACATATTTGCTTGCCGAACCAACCCTCCCGCTACTGTCGATGCTGTGTGTGTCCCGTGACCATTTGAATCTATTGGACCTTCTAAGTCGCCTTCTGGGTGCGGACCGCTGCTATGATATGATCGAGCTCCAATGATTTTACTGTATATATCAAGACCAGCTTTAGCATTATTGGTACGTAAACTTACAATTACAAAATAGCATTGCATGCACTTTAGcatttataaagtaaattcAAACCGtattaaataaagttttgtagatatatatgttgaattaCTTGTTGCAAGAGAAATTGGCAGAGACTTCACAGCTGCCCTTCCACTTAGCCGGTGGTGGACCGTATCCTGTGTCGTCAAAACTAGGAGATTCCGGCCAAATTCCGGTGTCGAATACCCCAACAATGATGTCACTTTCCACCATCGGAACTCTCTTCACTTGTTCCGAGAAGCCCATGAAGTTCCAAGATCTTGTTGTGTGCAGTTGCTTTTTCCCATTTGGGAAAACTGATATCACCCCTTCCATTTCTGAAATGCAACATTATTCATGtgttaaaaattacaaacaagaATCAGTTTCATTTTCGCTAATCCGCCTCCTAATTtgaaataacatttattaCCTGAAACTTTCTTCGCTTCGTCTTCAGTCATCTTGGCCACAAATCCATTGAAGCTTCTCTTGTAGCTATGGAGTAAAGAATTTGGAGGGAATGAACTGggcaaaaatgaaaattaatcatATAGTCAAGAAgctttattttcttgtgaaacttttttatgtatttgatgatgatatatattatattaagaGTTAtgataagaattaaaattaccTGCCAATGCTTTCTTTTAGTAATCTCATATGGTGAGATGATGTTGAAGGTTTCCCTTTTGGATGATTTCCCATATACACAATATATGTCTACAAAAAATTGggaaaatagaaactaaattaaaaaaatgttacaatatatactaataataatttgaacgTGATTATTATAATAGCAATGATTTCATTACCT encodes:
- the LOC116404044 gene encoding cucumisin-like; amino-acid sequence: MSPLISKLLFLNFCFFLLFFSTNSQDNGSQKTYIVYMGNHPKGKPSTSSHHMRLLKESIGSSFPPNSLLHSYKRSFNGFVAKMTEDEAKKVSEMEGVISVFPNGKKQLHTTRSWNFMGFSEQVKRVPMVESDIIVGVFDTGIWPESPSFDDTGYGPPPAKWKGSCEVSANFSCNNKIIGARSYHSSGPHPEGDLEGPIDSNGHGTHTASTVAGGLVRQANMLGLGLGTARGGVPSARIAVYKICWSDNCSDADILAAFDDAIADGVDILSVSVAGPGFKNYFNDSMAIGSFHAMKKGILSSFAAGNTGPGSASVANYSPWSLTVAASTTDRVLETVVELGDGRELKGVTINTFDMKGKQVPLVYGGDIPKANTSSSFSSQCLRNSVDLKLAKGKIVMCDMITTSPAEAVAVKGAVGIIMQNDSPKDRTFSFPIPASHIDTKSGALILSYINSTNSIPTATIKKSIERKRRRAPSVASFSSRGPNPVTPNILKPDLSGPGVEILAAWPPIASPSGAVEDNKRVLYNIISGTSMACPHVTAVAAYVKSFHPTWSPAALKSALMTTAFPMSPKRNQDKEFAYGAGHLNPLGAVHPGLIYDASEIDYVRFLCGQGYTTELLQLVSDGSNTCSSNDSDTVFDLNYPSFALSTNISVPINQVYRRTVTNIGSRSAMYKATIINPWKNLDIKVNPSVLSFTSLGEKQSFEVTIRGKIRRNIESASLVWNDGKHKVRSPITVFDATIVGFTNT
- the LOC101204188 gene encoding pentatricopeptide repeat-containing protein At5g04810, chloroplastic; the encoded protein is MDVRSLSNATTTTSSTVFSSHRRRRHHYAHPSPAIILFSLKPPSPPTPSRSDSDDSSSSDPSLSGRIRRPQTLKTTSSPKRTTSQVPSNPLRNLVGSAYVPILPPPPPPPPPVSHSLSEKLWLSSKLSPPPPPISELLEEDRNEIEEIESDNSSSKGRREVQFRQEGKIFVGNLPNWIKKHEVQEFFRQFGPVKNVILIKGHNAVERNAGYGFIIYDGLTADKSAIKAVEFDGVEFHGRVLTVKLDDGRRLKEKTDERARWMEGDDSVEYRSHWHEERDKARNGLRKVIETEPENWQAVVSAFERIKKPSRKEYGLMVNYYARRGDMHRARETFEKMRARGIEPSSHVYTNLIHAYAVGRDMEEALSCVRKMKEEGIEMSLVTYSILVSGFAKTGNAESADHWFQEAKEKHSSLNAIIYGNIIYAYCQRCNMDKAEALVREMEEEGIDAPIDIYHTMMDGYTMVGDEDKCLLVFERFKECGLNPSVITYGCLINLYAKLGKVSKALEVSKEMEHAGIKHNMKTYSMLINGFLKLKDWANAFAIFEDLIKDGIKPDVVLYNNIITAFCGMGKMDRAVCTVKEMQKQRHKPTTRTFMPIIHGFARKGEMKKALDVFDMMRMSGCIPTVHTYNALILGLVEKRKMEKAEQILDEMTLAGVSPNEHTYTTIMHGYASLGDTGKAFTYFTKLRDEGLQLDVYTYEALLKACCKSGRMQSALAVTKEMSAQNIPRNTFIYNILIDGWARRGDIWEAADLMQQMKREGVQPDIHTYTSFINACSKAGDMQRATKTIEEMKSVGVKPNVKTYTTLINGWARASLPEKALSCFEEMKLSGLKPDRAVYHCLMTSLLSRATVAHGCIYPGILSVCREMVDCELTVDMGTAVHWSKCLLKIERTGGEITEALQKTFPPNWNVYNNTLTNSNIDSDDESDISDDEDDDICQEGASSNAGDDGESDGDVVGRSWF